The following are encoded together in the Arcobacter aquimarinus genome:
- the clpA gene encoding ATP-dependent Clp protease ATP-binding subunit ClpA: MISKDLRNIFAQAVAYAKSSKHEYLTIEHIFLMLIHDQTIEELFLDLGVDTNELFNELKNYIDTNTPQFPEDQNINEEPMETLSLSSTIEYMVAHTQGSGKPNANVEDMFVAILKDEKSYATYLLRKLGIQRVDILEEISHKQNDEDEINENSNDNENKVLEQNSVELVALAKKGEIDPVIGRDREISRVIEILSRRKKNNPILVGEPGVGKTAIAEGLALQIAQEKVPEFLLKSKVFSLDMGSMLAGTKYRGDFEKKLKTFLKEVSKIKNAILFIDEIHTIVGAGSVGGSAMDASNILKPMLANGKLRCIGATTFSEFRNDFAKDKALSRRFAKVDVDEPSIEDSILILEGLKSKYEEYHGVKYSKSAISSAVELSKKYITDRFLPDCAIDVIDEVGASKKISLSTSLKTKSETNITITSKDVETTIAKMAHIPERSATKSDLTLLKSLEKNMQKRVFGQDKAITTIVQSIKRNKAGLGLDKKPIGSFLFSGPTGVGKTEVAKELSTQLGIHFERFDMSEYMEAHTVSRLIGAPAGYVGFEQGGLLTEAIRKHPHTVLLLDEIEKAHPDLMSILLQVMDNAELTDNSGNKADFQNVVLIMTSNLGATEANVMGFAKNEKLNENKAINKFFAPEFRNRLDAVVTFDSLSMDIVAKVAGKFIEDLEKQLVDKKIKIEISAKAKKELATLGYDKAMGARPLNRVISDKIKNPLTDEILFGKLKKGGIVKIDFNEEFIFKYENL; encoded by the coding sequence ATGATTAGTAAAGATTTAAGAAATATTTTTGCACAAGCAGTAGCTTATGCAAAAAGTAGTAAACATGAGTATTTAACAATAGAACATATATTTTTAATGCTAATACATGATCAAACAATAGAAGAGTTATTTTTAGATTTAGGAGTTGATACAAATGAACTTTTTAACGAATTAAAAAATTATATTGATACCAATACTCCACAATTTCCAGAAGATCAAAATATAAATGAAGAACCTATGGAAACTTTATCTTTATCTTCAACAATAGAATATATGGTAGCACATACTCAAGGAAGTGGAAAGCCAAATGCAAATGTTGAAGATATGTTTGTAGCAATTTTAAAAGATGAAAAATCATACGCAACATATTTGCTTAGAAAATTAGGAATTCAAAGAGTGGATATTTTAGAAGAGATATCTCATAAACAAAATGATGAAGATGAAATTAATGAAAATAGTAATGACAATGAAAATAAAGTTTTAGAGCAAAATTCAGTTGAATTAGTTGCTTTAGCTAAAAAAGGTGAAATTGACCCAGTTATTGGAAGAGATAGAGAAATAAGTAGAGTAATTGAGATATTAAGTAGAAGAAAGAAAAATAATCCTATTTTAGTTGGAGAACCTGGAGTTGGAAAAACTGCAATTGCAGAAGGATTAGCTTTGCAAATTGCTCAAGAGAAAGTTCCAGAGTTTTTATTAAAATCAAAAGTTTTTTCTTTAGATATGGGTTCTATGTTAGCTGGAACTAAATATAGAGGAGATTTTGAGAAAAAATTAAAAACTTTTTTAAAAGAAGTATCAAAAATTAAAAATGCAATTTTATTTATAGATGAAATTCATACAATTGTTGGAGCTGGAAGTGTTGGTGGAAGTGCGATGGATGCTTCAAATATTTTAAAACCAATGCTTGCAAATGGAAAATTAAGATGTATTGGTGCAACAACTTTTAGTGAGTTTAGAAATGATTTTGCAAAAGATAAGGCTCTAAGTAGAAGATTTGCAAAAGTAGATGTTGATGAACCAAGTATTGAAGATTCTATTTTAATTTTAGAAGGTTTAAAATCAAAATATGAAGAGTATCATGGAGTTAAGTATTCAAAAAGTGCAATTTCTAGTGCAGTTGAACTTAGTAAAAAATATATTACAGATAGATTTTTACCTGATTGTGCTATTGATGTTATTGATGAGGTTGGAGCTTCTAAAAAAATTAGTTTATCAACAAGTTTAAAAACAAAATCTGAAACTAATATAACTATTACTTCAAAAGATGTAGAAACAACAATAGCAAAAATGGCACATATTCCTGAAAGAAGTGCAACAAAATCAGATTTAACTCTTTTAAAATCATTAGAAAAAAATATGCAAAAAAGAGTATTTGGACAAGATAAAGCAATTACTACTATAGTTCAATCAATAAAAAGAAATAAAGCTGGACTTGGACTTGATAAAAAACCAATTGGAAGTTTCTTATTTAGTGGACCAACAGGAGTTGGTAAAACTGAAGTAGCAAAAGAGTTATCAACTCAATTAGGAATTCATTTTGAAAGATTTGATATGAGTGAATATATGGAAGCTCATACTGTTTCAAGATTAATTGGAGCACCTGCAGGATATGTTGGATTTGAACAAGGTGGACTTTTAACAGAAGCTATTAGAAAACATCCTCATACAGTTTTATTATTAGATGAGATTGAAAAAGCTCATCCTGATTTAATGTCAATTTTACTTCAAGTTATGGATAATGCTGAATTAACTGATAACAGTGGAAATAAAGCAGATTTCCAAAATGTAGTTCTAATTATGACATCAAATCTAGGTGCAACAGAAGCAAATGTAATGGGATTTGCAAAAAATGAAAAACTAAATGAGAATAAAGCAATAAATAAATTCTTTGCCCCTGAGTTTAGAAATAGACTGGATGCGGTTGTAACATTTGATTCATTAAGTATGGATATAGTTGCAAAAGTTGCAGGTAAATTTATTGAAGATTTAGAAAAACAATTAGTAGATAAAAAAATAAAAATTGAAATTAGTGCAAAAGCTAAAAAAGAGTTAGCAACACTTGGTTATGATAAAGCTATGGGTGCAAGACCATTAAATAGAGTTATTTCAGATAAAATCAAAAATCCTTTAACAGATGAGATATTATTTGGAAAACTTAAAAAAGGTGG
- a CDS encoding ATP-dependent Clp protease adaptor ClpS — MSNEIEIELNDDLDLQEPKKYNVFLLNDDYSTMDFVIDVLVRVFRKSLDEASAIMLSIHNNGKELCGTYTYEIASTKVAQVKNMAREKGFPLKAVMEEE, encoded by the coding sequence GTGAGTAATGAAATAGAAATAGAATTAAATGATGATTTAGATTTACAAGAGCCAAAAAAATATAATGTATTTTTACTTAATGATGACTATTCAACAATGGATTTCGTAATAGATGTATTAGTTAGAGTTTTTAGAAAATCTCTTGATGAAGCATCAGCTATTATGTTAAGTATACATAATAATGGAAAAGAATTGTGTGGAACTTATACTTATGAAATTGCTTCAACAAAAGTTGCACAAGTAAAAAATATGGCAAGAGAAAAAGGCTTTCCTTTAAAAGCTGTTATGGAAGAAGAATAA
- the bioD gene encoding dethiobiotin synthase, with amino-acid sequence MKKDINYFKNKTIFITATNTDVGKTYACEKFLNYFSKNGLKVGYFKPCETGVKDFPLDGSKMLDLTKKLNPSFNVTIKDVVPYQFSLPAAPYVAKCKTIIDFEFLIKQKEYLQSFCDVLIIEGAGGLMVPIQDNIFIIDLIKIFKSEAILITPSKLGCINDTLLSIEALKSRNINFDFFINLYEDKNSFDEVSKPFLIDYFGELNFLQDL; translated from the coding sequence ATGAAAAAAGATATCAATTACTTTAAAAACAAAACTATATTTATAACAGCTACAAATACAGATGTAGGAAAAACTTATGCTTGTGAAAAATTTTTAAACTATTTTTCCAAAAATGGTTTAAAAGTAGGATATTTTAAACCCTGTGAAACAGGAGTTAAAGATTTTCCACTCGATGGGTCTAAAATGCTTGATTTAACAAAAAAATTAAATCCTTCTTTTAATGTAACTATAAAAGATGTTGTTCCTTACCAATTTTCTTTACCTGCTGCTCCTTATGTTGCGAAATGTAAAACTATTATTGATTTTGAATTTCTAATAAAACAAAAAGAGTATTTACAATCTTTTTGTGATGTTTTAATCATTGAAGGAGCTGGTGGTTTGATGGTTCCTATTCAAGACAATATTTTTATAATTGATTTAATAAAAATATTTAAAAGTGAAGCTATTTTAATAACTCCTTCTAAACTTGGTTGTATAAATGATACTTTATTATCAATTGAAGCATTAAAAAGTAGAAATATAAATTTTGATTTTTTTATAAATCTATATGAAGATAAAAATAGCTTTGATGAAGTCTCTAAACCATTTTTAATTGACTACTTTGGTGAATTAAATTTTTTACAAGATTTATAA
- a CDS encoding HpcH/HpaI aldolase/citrate lyase family protein, with amino-acid sequence MTSAIDLSKLTANDDLTPVLGGYWPGIQIYYPPIKFNPLDGTYESIEQAKLRLQKHAYKTKAHTVLFDLEDGCRQKAMSRELLIQELPKFPERNFQIAVRINPFRTDEYEEDLKMLKQIHQYIDVIVLAKAGEVYGSAEIRDLSSWLVSIGSKLTIQPIVEHPKSLQIADRLMEHSTVKHIVFGIHDFSKAMAYKITPKGWIDELETFFNMLTMEARIKGRGVIGGVEVMLTPHSLPDSCVEKKDIRRWLDLHGDEASRAVYSHANREYAMGLTGKQVITPNHINVCKVAFTPSPNEIAKDVSILKAAIEADALLSGAIRYEGEMLDPPMFGKSLQNILRAYALRSLSKEDEIFALSVLNRMPIHTFKENWPYGQL; translated from the coding sequence ATGACTTCTGCAATAGATTTATCTAAATTAACAGCAAATGATGATTTAACGCCAGTGTTAGGTGGATATTGGCCTGGTATTCAAATTTATTACCCACCAATAAAATTTAATCCTTTAGATGGAACATACGAAAGTATTGAGCAAGCAAAATTAAGATTACAAAAACACGCTTACAAAACAAAAGCACATACTGTTTTGTTTGACTTAGAAGATGGGTGTAGACAAAAAGCTATGAGTAGAGAGCTTTTAATTCAAGAATTACCAAAATTTCCTGAAAGAAACTTTCAAATAGCAGTTAGAATAAATCCATTTAGAACTGATGAATATGAAGAAGATTTAAAAATGTTAAAACAAATTCATCAATATATCGATGTAATTGTTTTAGCAAAAGCTGGAGAAGTTTATGGAAGTGCAGAAATTAGAGATTTATCATCTTGGTTAGTTTCTATTGGAAGTAAATTAACTATTCAACCAATCGTTGAGCATCCAAAATCTTTACAAATTGCTGATAGATTAATGGAACACTCAACTGTTAAACATATCGTATTTGGTATCCACGATTTTTCAAAAGCAATGGCTTATAAAATCACTCCAAAAGGATGGATTGATGAATTAGAAACTTTCTTTAATATGTTAACAATGGAAGCGAGAATTAAAGGAAGAGGAGTTATTGGTGGAGTTGAAGTTATGCTTACACCTCATTCATTACCTGATTCTTGCGTTGAGAAAAAAGATATTAGAAGATGGCTAGATTTACATGGAGATGAAGCTTCTAGAGCTGTTTATTCTCATGCAAATAGAGAATATGCAATGGGATTAACAGGTAAACAAGTTATTACTCCAAACCATATCAATGTATGTAAAGTTGCATTTACTCCATCACCAAATGAAATAGCAAAAGATGTTTCTATTTTAAAAGCAGCTATTGAAGCAGATGCTTTATTAAGTGGTGCAATTAGATATGAAGGAGAGATGTTAGATCCACCAATGTTTGGTAAATCATTACAAAATATTTTAAGAGCTTACGCTTTAAGAAGTTTATCAAAAGAAGATGAGATATTTGCATTATCTGTATTAAATAGAATGCCTATTCACACGTTTAAAGAAAACTGGCCATACGGTCAACTGTAA
- a CDS encoding aldolase/citrate lyase family protein, with protein sequence MNETIKIDIPEFLNIGVACTSAHVGTARENNIAMVIEDDKLGTDEITYKDLATKSDQVCNFFTGIGLEPRDRVLVCLKNSLAYPISFFGTMKAGIIAVPTSTLLSGSEVKYLAEDSQARAIVLSATMYENLVPYLENLDNLKTIVVAGIDSVEELKKPKDINVYALNEIFKSTDKTPNHYNSKSGEPAYLVYTSGTTGYPKGVLHSHRSLVGRKPATDYWFDFKENDRIMHSGKFNWTYVLGSALMDPLFNGHTVIAYEGSNDASTWIDLIKKHQCTIFIGVPTIYRQIIQKTDFTLDDCPSLRYCMSAGEHLSDEMLGLWRDRFKQDIFEAIGMSECSYYISHSKYNPIRPGSAGFPQPGHIVKLLDPETLEEVGVEEEGMICIGEDDPGLFLEYWQLEEETAKSRHDGYFFTGDYARKDKDGYIWFIGRKDDIINTFGFRVSPHEIERVVKTNDLVADCVAFGLDIGKDKTIVAIAVVGYKELTKEQEDEVLKFAQANLAKYKAPKEIFTMADYPRTKNGKVLRKQLVKQLHDLYHAQESGEEIVEYKARRSMLFIPSYNKQNVQKAKTVLADTVIFDLEAILQEQREVGRETLRQVYKEDGAKFGESERVLRINNLGTEDLKKDLELAREIELDGLLFSKIDCKEDVLEAEKLINEVNPNLSLMIMIETPMSVLNIHEICAASTKVEVVVVGSNKLANRLQIDIKKGSKAMFNYLSQIALASKAYGKTVIDGPHFDVHDEFACEDSTKDAFNLGFDGKSLIHPVQIEYINDIFTPKQSEVEDYEKMIAKYEEAAREGKEVILHNDRLVDSSRIKWAKKMITLYETYKALGQNLFNK encoded by the coding sequence ATGAATGAAACAATTAAAATAGATATACCAGAATTTTTAAATATTGGTGTTGCTTGTACATCAGCACACGTTGGAACAGCAAGAGAAAACAATATTGCAATGGTAATTGAAGATGACAAATTAGGAACTGATGAAATTACATATAAAGATTTAGCAACAAAATCTGATCAAGTTTGTAATTTCTTTACGGGAATTGGTCTTGAGCCAAGAGATAGAGTATTAGTTTGTTTAAAAAACTCTCTTGCTTACCCTATTTCGTTTTTTGGAACAATGAAAGCTGGAATTATAGCAGTTCCAACTTCAACACTTTTAAGTGGTAGTGAAGTTAAATATCTTGCTGAAGATTCACAAGCAAGAGCTATTGTATTAAGTGCAACAATGTATGAAAACTTAGTTCCATATTTAGAAAATTTAGATAATTTAAAAACTATAGTAGTTGCTGGTATTGATAGTGTTGAAGAGTTAAAAAAACCAAAAGATATTAATGTTTATGCATTGAATGAAATTTTTAAATCAACTGATAAAACACCAAATCACTATAATTCAAAATCAGGTGAACCTGCTTATTTAGTATATACATCAGGAACAACAGGTTATCCAAAAGGAGTATTACACTCTCATAGATCATTAGTTGGAAGAAAACCAGCAACTGATTATTGGTTTGATTTTAAAGAAAATGACAGAATCATGCACTCTGGAAAATTTAACTGGACTTATGTATTAGGATCAGCACTTATGGATCCATTATTTAATGGTCATACAGTTATTGCTTATGAAGGTTCTAATGATGCTTCTACTTGGATTGATTTAATTAAAAAACACCAATGTACAATTTTTATTGGAGTTCCAACAATTTATAGACAAATTATTCAAAAAACAGATTTCACTCTTGATGATTGTCCATCATTAAGATATTGTATGTCTGCTGGTGAACATTTATCAGATGAAATGTTAGGATTATGGAGAGATAGATTTAAACAAGATATTTTCGAAGCAATTGGAATGTCTGAGTGTTCTTATTATATTTCACATTCAAAATATAATCCAATTAGACCAGGAAGTGCAGGATTCCCTCAACCAGGACACATCGTAAAACTTTTAGACCCTGAAACTTTAGAAGAAGTTGGAGTTGAAGAAGAAGGTATGATTTGTATTGGTGAAGATGATCCAGGTTTATTCTTAGAGTATTGGCAATTAGAAGAAGAAACTGCAAAATCAAGACATGATGGATACTTCTTTACAGGAGATTATGCAAGAAAAGATAAAGATGGATATATTTGGTTCATTGGAAGAAAAGATGATATCATCAATACATTTGGATTTAGAGTATCTCCACATGAAATCGAAAGAGTTGTAAAAACAAATGATTTAGTTGCTGATTGTGTTGCTTTTGGTTTAGATATAGGAAAAGATAAAACTATTGTAGCAATTGCTGTTGTTGGTTATAAAGAATTAACTAAAGAACAAGAAGATGAAGTATTAAAATTTGCACAAGCGAACCTTGCAAAATATAAGGCTCCAAAAGAAATTTTTACAATGGCTGATTATCCAAGAACTAAAAATGGAAAAGTTTTAAGAAAACAACTTGTAAAACAATTACATGATTTATATCACGCTCAAGAAAGTGGTGAAGAAATTGTTGAGTATAAAGCTAGAAGATCTATGTTATTTATACCTTCATATAATAAACAAAATGTTCAAAAAGCAAAAACAGTATTAGCTGATACAGTGATTTTTGATTTAGAAGCTATTTTACAAGAACAAAGAGAAGTTGGAAGAGAAACTTTAAGACAAGTTTACAAAGAAGATGGTGCTAAATTTGGTGAGTCTGAAAGAGTTTTAAGAATTAATAATCTTGGAACTGAAGATCTTAAAAAAGATTTAGAACTTGCTCGTGAAATTGAACTTGATGGTTTATTATTCTCTAAAATTGATTGTAAAGAGGATGTTTTAGAAGCTGAAAAATTAATCAATGAAGTAAATCCTAATTTATCTTTAATGATTATGATTGAAACTCCTATGTCTGTTTTAAATATCCATGAAATTTGTGCAGCATCTACTAAAGTAGAAGTTGTAGTTGTAGGTTCTAATAAACTTGCAAATAGACTTCAAATTGATATTAAAAAAGGTTCAAAAGCGATGTTTAATTACTTATCGCAAATTGCCCTAGCATCAAAAGCTTACGGAAAAACAGTTATCGATGGACCACATTTTGACGTACATGATGAATTTGCTTGTGAAGATTCAACAAAAGATGCATTTAATTTAGGATTTGATGGTAAATCATTGATTCACCCTGTTCAGATTGAATATATCAATGATATCTTTACTCCAAAACAATCTGAAGTTGAAGATTATGAAAAAATGATTGCTAAATATGAAGAAGCGGCAAGAGAAGGGAAAGAAGTAATTCTACATAATGATAGATTAGTAGATTCTTCAAGAATTAAATGGGCTAAAAAAATGATCACTTTATATGAAACATATAAAGCTTTAGGTCAAAACCTATTTAATAAATAA
- a CDS encoding MaoC family dehydratase, producing the protein MSKINMGNFFEDFSIGQKIVHPLPRTISEGDVSLYIAFTGSRFALHSSDVVAKEMGYDKRPIDDILMFHLTFGKSVQDISLNAIANLGYAEMAFPNPVYVGDTVSMTSTVIGLKENSNGKSGVVYVHSIGVNQNGAVVLDFKRWVMVHKKDHSTLSGVNEVPTFAKTTPISQINIPTIKCVNTDSTGGKYFFEDYIEGERLDHPEGITVDNSDHTLATKLYQNNAKVHFNDHMMKSTPMGQRLMYGGIIISMARAISFNGLQNAQWVCAINSGAHANPTYAGDTIYAYTEILEKIEVNRNDIGLLRVRTIGLKNQTAKETPNPKGEDGKYLPNVVLDLDYTIVIPKKVTEKK; encoded by the coding sequence GTGTCTAAGATAAATATGGGTAATTTTTTTGAAGATTTTTCAATCGGTCAAAAAATCGTTCATCCACTTCCTAGAACAATAAGTGAAGGAGATGTATCTTTATACATCGCTTTCACTGGTTCTAGATTTGCCCTACACTCTTCTGATGTAGTTGCAAAGGAAATGGGATATGACAAAAGACCAATTGATGATATTTTAATGTTCCATTTAACATTTGGTAAATCTGTACAAGATATCTCTTTAAATGCAATTGCAAATTTAGGATACGCAGAAATGGCTTTTCCTAATCCTGTATATGTTGGAGATACAGTAAGTATGACTTCAACAGTTATTGGATTAAAAGAGAATTCAAATGGAAAAAGTGGAGTTGTTTATGTTCACTCTATTGGTGTAAATCAAAATGGTGCTGTTGTACTTGATTTCAAAAGATGGGTAATGGTTCATAAAAAAGACCACTCTACTTTAAGTGGAGTTAATGAAGTTCCAACTTTTGCAAAAACAACACCAATTTCACAAATTAATATTCCAACTATTAAATGTGTTAATACAGATTCAACTGGTGGAAAATATTTCTTTGAAGATTATATTGAAGGTGAAAGATTAGACCACCCAGAAGGAATTACAGTTGATAATAGTGACCATACTTTAGCAACTAAGTTATATCAAAACAATGCAAAAGTACATTTTAATGACCACATGATGAAATCAACTCCAATGGGTCAAAGATTAATGTATGGTGGAATTATTATTTCAATGGCAAGAGCTATTTCATTTAATGGTTTACAAAATGCTCAATGGGTATGTGCTATAAATAGTGGAGCACATGCAAACCCAACATATGCAGGTGATACTATTTATGCTTATACTGAGATTTTAGAAAAAATTGAAGTAAATAGAAATGATATTGGATTATTAAGAGTTAGAACAATTGGATTAAAAAATCAAACTGCTAAAGAGACTCCTAATCCAAAAGGTGAAGATGGTAAATATTTACCAAATGTTGTACTTGATTTAGATTACACTATTGTAATCCCAAAAAAAGTTACTGAAAAAAAATAA
- a CDS encoding HpcH/HpaI aldolase/citrate lyase family protein, with translation MTHPSEALFENGKSLPIIPTCEHFAGSEKLILKGFEMQKKLGPVFDITCDCEDGAETGKEVEHAQMIVRVVNSAENPYAMAGTRIHDHSHPDWRQDVDILVPGAGEKLAYITLPKSTCYEDAKTQIEYIQKVAKEAGISREIPIHVLIETHGALQDVEKIATLPWLQVLDFGLMDFVSGYQGAIPAINMRSPGQFDHRLIGAAKARVAQAAIQNKVIPAHNVTLDLKNPYQTYKDAERARNEFGFMRMWSIYPTQVQAIVDAMKPDFTELEAAQNILIKAQDAEWGPIQYDGELHDRATYRYFWELVQRAKFSGAKLFDETEKRFFA, from the coding sequence ATGACACACCCAAGCGAAGCTTTATTTGAAAATGGTAAATCTTTACCAATTATCCCTACTTGTGAACACTTTGCAGGAAGCGAAAAGCTAATCCTAAAAGGTTTTGAAATGCAAAAAAAATTAGGTCCAGTTTTTGATATTACTTGTGATTGTGAAGATGGTGCTGAAACTGGTAAAGAAGTTGAACATGCTCAAATGATCGTTAGAGTTGTTAATTCTGCTGAAAATCCTTATGCAATGGCTGGAACAAGAATTCATGACCATTCACATCCAGATTGGAGACAAGATGTTGATATTTTAGTTCCAGGTGCAGGTGAGAAATTAGCATATATTACATTACCTAAATCAACTTGTTATGAAGATGCAAAAACTCAAATTGAGTACATCCAAAAAGTGGCAAAAGAAGCTGGAATTTCAAGAGAAATCCCAATTCACGTATTAATCGAAACTCATGGTGCATTACAAGATGTAGAGAAAATTGCTACATTACCATGGTTACAAGTTTTAGATTTTGGATTAATGGATTTCGTTTCAGGATACCAAGGTGCAATTCCAGCAATTAACATGAGAAGTCCTGGTCAATTTGATCATAGATTAATTGGTGCTGCAAAAGCAAGAGTTGCACAAGCTGCTATCCAAAATAAAGTTATTCCAGCACATAACGTAACTTTAGATTTAAAAAACCCATACCAAACTTATAAAGATGCAGAAAGAGCGAGAAATGAGTTCGGATTTATGAGAATGTGGTCAATTTACCCAACACAAGTACAAGCTATCGTTGATGCAATGAAACCAGACTTTACAGAATTAGAAGCTGCTCAAAATATCTTAATAAAAGCACAAGATGCTGAGTGGGGACCAATCCAATATGATGGTGAGTTACATGATAGAGCAACTTATAGATACTTCTGGGAATTAGTTCAAAGAGCTAAATTCTCTGGTGCTAAATTATTTGATGAAACTGAAAAAAGATTCTTCGCTTAA
- a CDS encoding fumarate hydratase, with protein sequence MSVIKEQDIIDSIASACQYISFYHPEDFVTAMVEAYENEKSEAAKNALGQILINSKMCAMGHRPLCQDTGSVNIFVRVGLKANLELTRELTDVLNAGVAKGYTDPDNTLRYSVVSDPAGKRTNTKDNTPAVIHVTVDNSDELDITVAAKGGGSENKSKFAVLNPSDSIYDWVMANVREMGAGWCPPGILGIGIGGNPEKAMLLAKESLMGHVDIHELQARGPQNALEELRLKLYEDINKVGIGAQGLGGLTTVVDVKILDYPCHAASLPVAMIPNCAATRHIHFKLKAGEGVAKFKKPNLDLWPDITLPMDTIKRVNIADLTKEKLQEFKSGDTLLLTGKILTARDAAHKKIVEYKNAGKPLPNGVDLKDRFIYYVGPVDPVRDEKVGPAGPTTSTRMDKFTKDMMEIGIMGMIGKAERKQPTIDLIKEYKSMYLIATGGAAYLISQSIKDAKVLAFEELGMEAIYEFDVEDMPVTVAVDTEGVSIHTTGPAKWRTI encoded by the coding sequence ATGAGCGTTATTAAAGAACAAGATATTATAGATAGTATTGCATCAGCATGTCAATATATTTCATTTTACCACCCAGAAGACTTCGTAACTGCGATGGTTGAAGCGTATGAAAATGAGAAATCTGAAGCTGCAAAAAATGCATTAGGGCAAATTTTAATTAACTCTAAAATGTGTGCAATGGGACATAGACCATTATGTCAAGATACAGGAAGTGTTAACATTTTTGTAAGAGTTGGTTTAAAAGCTAATTTAGAATTAACAAGAGAATTAACTGATGTGTTAAATGCAGGTGTTGCAAAAGGTTATACAGACCCTGATAATACATTAAGATATTCAGTTGTATCAGATCCAGCAGGAAAAAGAACAAATACAAAAGATAACACACCAGCGGTTATTCATGTTACAGTTGATAATTCTGATGAATTAGATATTACAGTTGCTGCAAAAGGTGGAGGAAGTGAAAATAAATCTAAATTTGCTGTATTAAATCCTTCTGATTCAATTTATGACTGGGTTATGGCTAATGTAAGAGAAATGGGAGCAGGATGGTGTCCTCCAGGAATCTTAGGTATTGGAATTGGTGGAAATCCAGAAAAAGCAATGCTTTTAGCAAAAGAGTCTTTAATGGGTCATGTTGATATTCATGAATTACAAGCAAGAGGTCCTCAAAACGCTTTAGAAGAGTTAAGACTTAAATTATATGAAGATATTAATAAAGTTGGAATTGGTGCTCAAGGACTTGGAGGTTTAACAACTGTTGTTGATGTTAAAATATTAGATTATCCTTGTCACGCAGCTTCATTACCAGTAGCTATGATTCCAAACTGTGCAGCAACTAGACATATTCACTTTAAATTAAAAGCAGGAGAAGGTGTAGCTAAATTTAAAAAGCCAAATTTAGACTTATGGCCAGATATTACTCTACCAATGGATACAATTAAAAGAGTAAATATTGCAGATTTAACTAAAGAAAAATTACAAGAATTTAAATCAGGTGATACACTATTATTAACTGGGAAAATTTTAACTGCAAGAGATGCAGCTCACAAAAAAATCGTTGAGTACAAAAATGCAGGTAAACCACTTCCAAATGGAGTTGATTTAAAAGACAGATTTATCTACTATGTTGGACCAGTTGATCCAGTAAGAGATGAAAAAGTTGGTCCTGCAGGTCCTACAACTTCTACAAGAATGGATAAATTTACTAAAGACATGATGGAAATTGGAATCATGGGAATGATTGGTAAAGCAGAGAGAAAACAGCCAACAATTGATTTAATTAAAGAGTACAAATCTATGTATTTAATTGCAACAGGTGGTGCAGCATATTTAATTTCTCAATCAATTAAAGATGCTAAAGTACTTGCATTTGAAGAATTAGGAATGGAAGCTATTTATGAATTTGATGTTGAAGACATGCCTGTAACTGTTGCAGTTGATACAGAAGGTGTTTCTATTCATACAACAGGTCCAGCTAAATGGAGAACTATTTAA